Within the Laribacter hongkongensis DSM 14985 genome, the region TGCGTGTTGGCGTCACCCACGAACGGCGTCAGCGTGTTGGCAATGAAGCCTTTTTTCGCCACCCCTTCGTAGCCCCAGTGGATCGGAATGCCGATGTGATGCACCGGCTTGCCGTCGACCGTCAGCGGCTTGATGCGCTTGGTGACCACTGCCTTGGCCTTGATGTAGCCGCGGTTGGAGGACACCTTGACCGTGTCGCCGTGGGCGATGCCCTTTTCCCGGGCCAGCACTTCGCCGATTTCGACGAACTGCTCGGGCTGGGTGATGGCGTTCAGGCGCGAGTTCTTGGTCCAGTAGTGGAAGTGCTCGGTCAGGCGGTAGGTGGTACCGACGTACGGGAACTTCTCGCTGGTGCCGAACTGGGCGCGGTCGTCCTTGAACACGCGGGCCGCCGGGTTGCTGACCACCTGCGGGTGCAGGGGGTTGGTGCCGATCGGGCTTTCAAACGGCTCGTAGTGCTCGGGGAAGGGGCCTTCGGCCATCTTGTCGAGCGCAAAGAGGCGTCCCATGCCTTCGGGCTGCATGATGAACGGGTTCATCGCGCTGCCCGGCGCTTCGTCGGCCTTGAAGTCGGCCACGTCGCCACCGGTCCATTTTTCGCCGTTCCACTTGAGCTGGCAGCGGGCGGGATCCCACGGCTTGCCGTCGCGGTCCATCGAGGCACGGTTGTAGATGATGCGGCGGTTGGCCGGCCATGCCCACGACCAGCCCGGCGTGTTGCCAAGACCGGTGTCGGTGTTGTCGCGGCGGGCCATCTGGTTGCCGGCCTGGGTCCAGCTGCCGGTGAAGATCCAGCAGCCGCTGGCGGTGGTGCCGTCGCCTTGCAGGTGGGCGAAGGTGGACAGCTGTTCGCCTTTGCGGGCGAGGAACCTGGTCGGGTCCTTCGGGTCCGGCAGGTCGGCCAGTGCCTTGCCGTTGAGTTCCTTGGCCAGTTCTTCGGCGCTGGGCTCGTGCGGGTCGCGGTACTGCCACGACAGGTTGAGCACCGGGTCGGGCAGGGCGCCGCCTTCCTTGGCGTAGGCTGCCTTGAGCTGCTGGTAGATGCCGGACATGATTTCGACGTCGGTCCTGGCTTCTCCCGGTGCGTCAGCGCCCTTCCAGTGCCATTGCAGCCAGCGGCCGGAGTTGACGATGGCGCCTTCTTCCTCGGCAAAACAGGTGGTCGGCAGGCGGAAGACTTCGGTCTGGATGTCTTCGGTCTTGACGTCGTTCTGCTCGCCGTGGTTTTTCCAGAAAGTGGACGTGTCGGTGACCAGCGGGTCCATGATGACCAGGAACTTGAGCTTCGACAGCGACTCGATGACCTTGTTCTTGTTCGGGAACGAGGCGACCGGGTTGAAGCCCTGGCACATGTAGCCGTTGATCTTGCCCTGGTGCATCAGCTCGAACACTTGCAGCACGTCGTAGGACTTGTCCCACTTGGGCAGCCAGTCAAACGCCCAGTTGTTCTCGGCAGTGGCGGCGTTGCCGTAGAAGGCCTTCATCAGGCTGACGAAGAACTTCGGCGTGTTCTGCCAGTAGTTCATCTGGCCCGGCAGCCATTCCTTGGGCGTCGATTTGGCCAGGTAGTCCTCGTAGCCGGCGACTTTTTCGTTCGGCAGGTTGAGGTAGCCCGGCAGGTTGGTCGACAGCAGGCCAAGGTCGGTCAGACCCTGGATGTTGGAGTGGCCGCGCAGGGCGTTCACGCCGCCACCCGGCATGCCCATGTTGCCCAGCAGGAGCTGGATCATGGCCATGGTGCGGATGTTCTGCGAGCCGATCGAGTGCTGGGTCCAGCCCAGGGCATACAGGAAGGTTGCCACCTTGTCCGGCCGGGCGCATTCGCCCAGCATTTCGCAGACCTGCAGGAACTGTTCCTGCGGGGTGCCGGTGACGTTGCTGACCACTTCCGGGGTGTAGCGGGCGTAGTGGGCCTTGAGCAGGTTCCACACGCAGCGCGGGTTGGCCAGCGTGTCGTCGCGCAGCGCGTAGCCGTTTTCGTCGCGCTGGTAGTCCCAGCTCGATTTGTCGGCGTACTTGGCCTTGTCGGCATCCCAGCCGGAGAACAGGCCGTCGTTGAACGCGAAGTCGTCACGCACCAGAAGGGCTGCGTTGGTGTACTGCCTGACGTATTCCCAGTTGATCTTGTCGTTGCTGATCAGCCAGTTGATGACGCCGCCGAGGAAGGCGATGTCGGTACCGGAACGGATCGGGGCGTAATAGTCGGCCACCGATGCGGAACGGGTGAAACGCGGGTCGACCACGACGAGCCTGGCGCCGCGGGTCTGCTTGGCTTCCACAACCCAGCGGAATCCGACCGGGTGGGCTTCGGCTGCGTTGCCGCCCATGATGACGACGAGGTCGGCATTCTTGATGTCAACCCAGTGGTTGGTCATGGCGCCACGGCCAAACGAAGGGGCAAGACTTGCCACCGTCGGGCCGTGTCAGACACGTGCTTGGTTGTCGATGCTCAGCATGCCGAGGCTGCGGATGACCTTGTGGGTCAGCCAGCCGGCCTCGTTGGAAGATGCGGATGCGGCCAGAAAGCCGGTGGTGGTCCAGCGGTTGACGGTCTGGCCGTCTGCGTTGGTGGCCACGAAGTTGGCGTCGCGGTCGGCCTTCATGTGACGGGCGATGCGCTCGAAGGCTTCATCCCAGCTGATGCGCTTCCACTCGTTGCTGCCGGCTTCGCGCACTTCCGGATACTTGAGCCGGTTGGGGCTGTGGATGAAGTCGAGCAGGCCAGCGCCCTTGGGGCACAGTGCGCCGCGGCTGACCGGATGGTCCGGGTCGCCCTCGATGTGAAAGATTTCCGCCTTTGCGTTTTTGGCACCGTCACCGAGGCTGTACATCAGAATGCCACAGCCAACGGAACAATACGGACAGGTGTTGCGGGTTTCGGTCGCGCGCGCGATCTTGTAGGCGCGGACATCAGCAAATGCCGTGGCGGGAGCGACTCCCATTGCGGCAAGGCTGGACCCGGCAACACCGCCCGCGCAGATCTTGAAGAACTGCCGTCGGTTTACCTGCATGGAATGTGTCTCCATTTGGTCTCGTTGCATGCGCTGGTTTTGTTGGACCTGCCGGCATGGGGCAGGGGCTGCGCCGTGCGCAGTTCGGGCAGCTAACCGGAATGGTATCGGACTGCGTGGCGCATGCCAAAGCCGGAAGGTGGTTTTTTCGACTGTTCCTGCGCCCTTTTATGGCTGAAGGTCGTAAAGAAGAATTTCAGCCAGGTCGAATGAACTGTCTCCGTTGGCCTGGCACCCCGGCAGCAGGACAGAACGGAGTAGACTGCACACATGCAGAATTTTCCTTTTTCCGGTTGTCCGGTGCCTGTCGCCGGAGAGGTGTCGATGGCACCGGCGCAGAGACTTGACGTGGTGCGGCTGCGTGATGGCCTGCTGGTGGACGAGCAGGACACCGTGGCGGCCGAGGTGCCGGTGGCACTGGTCTTCAACGGTATTTCGCATGCGGTCATGATGTGCACTCCGGAGGATCTGGAGGACTTCGCGACCGGATTCAGTCTGAGCGAGGGCATCGTTCCGGACCTGACGGCCTTGTATGACATCGAGGTGGTGCCGGTGGTGAGCGGCATTGAGGTACGGATCGAGCTGGCTGCCGGGTGTTTCAGTGCGCTGAAGGACCGGCGCCGGCAGCTGAGCGGGCGTACCGGTTGCGGACTGTGCGGTGTGGAGAGCCTGCAGCAGGCCATCCGCCCGGTCAGGCCGGTTCCCCGGCAACTGAAGATCAGTCAGGGAGCATTGCAGGCGGCGATGGCCGGCCTGCCGGCCTGCCAGGTGCTGGCGCGGGAAACCGGCGCCACACATGCCGCAGCATGGTGTACCCCGGACGGGCAGATCCTTGCCGTGCGCGAAGATGTCGGGCGGCATGTGGCGCTCGACAAGCTGATCGGTATGCGGGCGCGACAGGGATGGAGCGACGGATTCGTGATCGTGACCAGTCGTGCCAGCTACGAAATGGTTCACAAAGTTGCCGAGGTGGGGGTCGAGCTGCTGGCGGCCATCTCGGCACCGACGGCACTGGCGGTGGATCTGGCACACGCGGCGGGCCTGACGCTGGCGGGTTTCGTACGGGGTGAGCGGGCGGTGGTTTACGCCGGGGCCGGTCGTCTGGTGACGGGCTAATGCCTTGACCTTCATGGGCTTGCAGCTCACAACGTGAATCCGCCGGGTTCCCGGCCGGTTTCCACTTTGGCTAGATGCGCCGGAAGGCGCGGCTGTAAACGGTTTACGCCGCTATCATTTTGCTGGTTGATGTGGTAAGAATCCCGGACGATTTTCGTTTTCTCTTACCCAACTTTCCTACAGCAACATGGCACTCATCGTTCAGAAGTACGGCGGTACGTCGGTGGGCTCGACAGAGCGCATCAAGAACGTCGCCCGCCGCGTCGCCAAGTGGAAGGCGCAAGGTCATGATCTGGTCATCGTCGTATCGGCGATGAGCGGAGAAACCAACCGTCTTCTTGGTCTGGCCCGCGACATCCAGTCATCCCCCGATCCGCGCGAGCTTGACGTCATTGCGTCGACCGGCGAGCAGGTCACCATTGCCCTGCTGACCATGGCATTGAAGGAAATCGGTGTGGACGCTGTCAGCTACACCGGTTGGCAGATGCCGATGCTGACGGACAATTCGTTTACCAAGGCGCGTATCCAGTCGATTGCCGAAGGCCGGATGCGTACCGACCTGAATGCTGGCCGGGTGCTGGTCGTGGCCGGCTTCCAGGGCATCGACGAGGACGGCAACATCACCACGCTGGGGCGTGGTGGCTCCGACACGTCGGCCGTGGCGATTGCTGCGGCGCTGAAGGCGGACGAGTGCCAGATCTACACCGATGTGGACGGGGTCTACACCACCGACCCGCGCGTGGTGGAAAACGCCCGCCGCCTGAAAACCATCACCTTTGAGGAAATGCTGGAACTGGCGTCGCTGGGTTCCAAGGTATTGCAGATCCGCTCGGTGGAGTTTGCCGGCAAGTACAAGGTGCGCCTGCGTGTGCTGTCCTCGTTTGAAGAGGAAGGCGAGGGTACGCTGATCACGTTTGAGGAAGATGAGAATATGGAAAAGGCCGTCGTCGCCGGTATTGCGTTCGACCGTAACGAAGCTCGCATCAATGTGAAGGGTGTGCCGGACAAGCCGGGCATTGCCTATCAGATTCTGGGGCCGATTTCGGATGCCAACATCGAAGTCGACATGATCATCCAGAACGTGGGTGACAACGGCACGACCGATTTCTCGTTTACCGTACCGCGTGGCGAGTACCAGAAGGCGCTGTCGATCCTGCGTGACCTGCAAGGCCATCTGGGTGCGGCTGACATCAATGGTGATGACAAGATTGCCAAGGTGTCGATCGTCGGGGTGGGTATGCGTTCGCATTGCGGCATTGCCAGCACCATGTTCCGTACCCTCGCGGAAGAAGGCATCAACATCCAGCTGATCTCGACTTCCGAAATCAAGGTGTCGGTGCTGATCGACGAGAAGTATCTGGAGCTGGCTGTCCGGGTGCTGCACAAGGCTTTCGGGCTGGATCAGGCCTGACGGTTCCTTGCCTGAAAGAAAACCGCACGAAAGCCGTGCGGTTTTTCTTTTTTGCATCAGTGGATTGCCTGTCTGGTGAAATTGCAGCGTCAATATACTGTTGACGGTTTTTCCGTGTTTCCGTATATTTCGCGTCTCTCGACGGAGAAATGGCCGAGAGGTCGAAGGCACTCCCCTGCTAAGGGAGCATACGGGCTAAAACCCGTATCGAGGGTTCGAATCCCTCTTTCTCCGCCACAGAACACCAAGCCCTTGATTGGAAACAGTCAGGGGCTTTTTGTTTGCCTGGATGGGGCCTGAGTCCCACATTGGTCCCACAAAAGTCCCACGTTGGTCCCACAGTTTCGTGTTCGTGTGGGGCCGGCATGCGTCAGCCTGACAGGTAGCACTGACAGCATGGCTCACATACGGCAAGGGTCCACACACAGTAGTTCCGGTAGTAAGTCTCCCATGATGCGTGTCAAGTTGCCCAACTGCCTCGGAGGGGCAGACTTGGCGTTTTCCCTCAAGAGGATTCCCGGCAAAAGGGATCAGGCGGCCTTCGTGCGTCATATATCAGCAAAGGTTGATATACTCGCTATCCGTTTGAAAAGAAGGGGAATCAAGTTGGGCAGCAGCGAGAAAATGCGTGAGAGCATCCTGAGAGACCTTGAGCATTTTGAGAGCGAATGCATCGCTGAGGGAAAGCTGTTTGATTTCCATGAGGACTTGATACCCGAGGTCGGCAACATTGCGGAAACCCTCGAATGGGCTGCGAATACGATTGATCTTGATCTGAGCGATATTGGTGCGGTACGTGACCTTGAATTACGCAAGGGCCTGCACAGGCGCTCGGAGGCCAACCGGGCGAAGGCTGAGGTACTGCGGGGGAACTGGGGGCCTTTCCGTCAACTCAAGGAACGACTGCATTCCGAGAGGGCCGCAGAGGCAGCCGCAAAGGCCGTAGAGCGGCTGTCTGCCTTGCCTGAGGTAGTTGAGCCAACCGTCCCTGAAGTGCCCGCATACACCGTTCAAGAGGCCGTAATGGCATTCCTTGGAGAGAAGGAAGCCGGGAAGCTCGCACCCAAGACAATGAGTGAGTATCGCACCTGGTATCCCGAGCTTGCCCAGCGAATCGGGCCTTACAGGAACCTGTGCGACGTTACCCGTGATGACCTCTTGGCGTGGCGTGATAAGTACCTCACAGGGGCGGCAAGTCAGGCCACGATGAACAAACAGCTAGGCAAGGTCGGGGCATTCTTCAAGTGGGCCTATGAGACCCAGAGGGGGAGGCTGCCGGTTCACTATCACAACCCGGCGGTGCGCCTGCATCCCCAGATCGGCAAGTCCGAGAAGGTGGCAGACCATGAGCAGCGTGAGCGTTGGAGTGATGAAGAATTGCAGGTCATCCTGAAGAAAGCCGGAGAGGCCGACTACACGACCAAATGGATGATTCGTATCGGGGTCTACACAGGTGCCCGCCTGAATGAGGTTGCCCAGCTTCACAAGGACGATATCCAGATCACCGAGGACGGTATTGTTGCCCTGCGGATTGATGACAAACACCCTGACCAGCGCCTGAAAACCCGAGCGGCCCGCCGAGTCATCCCGTTAGGTTTCCCCGAGGCCATGCTTCGGGCCTTCATGAAAGAAGTTGAGGCCAATGGGGACCCTGAGCGGGTCTTTCCGAGGCTGACTTTCAGGGAAGCCGAAGAGTCTTACTCGAATTCAGCGGGGAAGCTGGTCAATGCCAAATTCCTGAAGTCCATCAGCAAAAGCAAGTCTTACCACGGTCTGCGCCATTCCTTCATGGACAGGTGTAAACAGAGGGAAGTCTATGAGGCGATGATCAAGGAGGTTGTCGGCCATGAGATTGATGACATTACCAGTGGCCGCTACGGGAAACGCTATGGCGTCAAAGTGCTGAGGGATGCCATCCCAAGGCTGGTGTATGGGACTTCTTTCCTGACGCCTGACAGGGGCGAATGGGCCATCCGTATGGTCTCGTTTCAGGAGGGGCCGCAGCGGTCCCTAGAGACCTGCTGGACTACCTCGCAGGACACGCTCCGGCATCATCCAGTTCGGTTGCCATGTCCTACGGGCAGGGCTAGGCGAAGGCGTACCAAGTGCTGCGAGGTGCCGCTGACAGCATAGAGGCCACTTTGCTGCCCTTTGTGCCCCGTGCATGGTGATGTGCACCTGAATGTTCCCTGGTAGGGATGGGCACTTGGCTGCCATTGGCAATGACGAATATGCACCTATACACAGACTAACGAAACAGCACTCGATTGAGGCCTGATATTAATGTAACGTTACAATCAATCAGAAATACTCACAAACAAAATCCCATACGATGCCGATCATTAATGACCTCAACTTGCAGGACGTCAGCCCTGTCCCTACTGACTTAGACCTGCCAAGTACCGTATACAAGTACAGAGAAATAAACGACCGGCTTTATGAATCCATAACGCTGAATCAGATATACATACCTGCCCCGTCCACCTTTAACGATCCATTTGACTCATCAAAAATTTTAAGCAGAACAGCATTTGGCGAAATTTTACATCGAAATATTAATGAATCAGGCATGCTTTGCTTATGCAAATTTGCTGACAACTTGCCTATGTGGGCATATTACGGAGATGGTCTAAAAGGCGTATCAATTGGCTACGACCTAAAGATGCTATTGCATTCCTTAAAACCATTAAAACCAAACCCTAACGAATACTCCCCTCGCTACAGATATGTTTTCGATGTTCAGTATTGCAGCGGAAAGATGGAGCCCATAAGAGAATATGGGCTGCTAAATAACGACGACCGGGAAATTCAAAAAATGTACGCAACAAAATCCACGGCATTTCAGCATGAAAATGAATGTCGCATCATGGTTCCAGCAAGCCCAGATATCAATGGAGATTGTACTTGGGTTGGATATGGAATGTATACGCATGCCCCCGAAGCCATAAAAGAAATAATTTTTGGTATAGGAGTATTGAATGAAAAAAAACAAGCTATCATGGAGATGCTAAAAAATAGAAACATATCATTCAAGCAGGCGATACCAATTAAAGAAAATTTTGGGCTGACAATAGAACCTTTAACAGCATAGCCCAACTATAATTGCCGCCTTGGTCGTATTAAAAACAAACGTAGCGCACCAAAGGAGCTGACATTCGGCTAGCCCCTTGTCCGCAGTTCGTCACGCTCTCGGGCGAGTTTGCGAACCTTCTCTTCAGCAGCGAAGCTGTCACAGCGCAGCGGTCCCCGCATGGCCCATTGAGGCTGCCCGAAGTTGCCCTTCCAACTCTTCCTTCTGGCGCTCCAGCATGTTGTTGGAGCCAATGGCCCTGCCCATGCTCACAAGGGCAGCCTTGAGTAGGGACTCAGCCTCATGCAAGGGCGACTCAAAGGCCTTGGGAGCGTTCTTGCCGGCTAGTTGGAGGTCGATGCCGGGCAGCAGTGATGTGCCCTTG harbors:
- the fdnG gene encoding formate dehydrogenase-N subunit alpha, which produces MQVNRRQFFKICAGGVAGSSLAAMGVAPATAFADVRAYKIARATETRNTCPYCSVGCGILMYSLGDGAKNAKAEIFHIEGDPDHPVSRGALCPKGAGLLDFIHSPNRLKYPEVREAGSNEWKRISWDEAFERIARHMKADRDANFVATNADGQTVNRWTTTGFLAASASSNEAGWLTHKVIRSLGMLSIDNQARVUHGPTVASLAPSFGRGAMTNHWVDIKNADLVVIMGGNAAEAHPVGFRWVVEAKQTRGARLVVVDPRFTRSASVADYYAPIRSGTDIAFLGGVINWLISNDKINWEYVRQYTNAALLVRDDFAFNDGLFSGWDADKAKYADKSSWDYQRDENGYALRDDTLANPRCVWNLLKAHYARYTPEVVSNVTGTPQEQFLQVCEMLGECARPDKVATFLYALGWTQHSIGSQNIRTMAMIQLLLGNMGMPGGGVNALRGHSNIQGLTDLGLLSTNLPGYLNLPNEKVAGYEDYLAKSTPKEWLPGQMNYWQNTPKFFVSLMKAFYGNAATAENNWAFDWLPKWDKSYDVLQVFELMHQGKINGYMCQGFNPVASFPNKNKVIESLSKLKFLVIMDPLVTDTSTFWKNHGEQNDVKTEDIQTEVFRLPTTCFAEEEGAIVNSGRWLQWHWKGADAPGEARTDVEIMSGIYQQLKAAYAKEGGALPDPVLNLSWQYRDPHEPSAEELAKELNGKALADLPDPKDPTRFLARKGEQLSTFAHLQGDGTTASGCWIFTGSWTQAGNQMARRDNTDTGLGNTPGWSWAWPANRRIIYNRASMDRDGKPWDPARCQLKWNGEKWTGGDVADFKADEAPGSAMNPFIMQPEGMGRLFALDKMAEGPFPEHYEPFESPIGTNPLHPQVVSNPAARVFKDDRAQFGTSEKFPYVGTTYRLTEHFHYWTKNSRLNAITQPEQFVEIGEVLAREKGIAHGDTVKVSSNRGYIKAKAVVTKRIKPLTVDGKPVHHIGIPIHWGYEGVAKKGFIANTLTPFVGDANTQTPEFKTFLVNVEKA
- the fdhD gene encoding formate dehydrogenase accessory sulfurtransferase FdhD, which translates into the protein MQNFPFSGCPVPVAGEVSMAPAQRLDVVRLRDGLLVDEQDTVAAEVPVALVFNGISHAVMMCTPEDLEDFATGFSLSEGIVPDLTALYDIEVVPVVSGIEVRIELAAGCFSALKDRRRQLSGRTGCGLCGVESLQQAIRPVRPVPRQLKISQGALQAAMAGLPACQVLARETGATHAAAWCTPDGQILAVREDVGRHVALDKLIGMRARQGWSDGFVIVTSRASYEMVHKVAEVGVELLAAISAPTALAVDLAHAAGLTLAGFVRGERAVVYAGAGRLVTG
- a CDS encoding aspartate kinase; this translates as MALIVQKYGGTSVGSTERIKNVARRVAKWKAQGHDLVIVVSAMSGETNRLLGLARDIQSSPDPRELDVIASTGEQVTIALLTMALKEIGVDAVSYTGWQMPMLTDNSFTKARIQSIAEGRMRTDLNAGRVLVVAGFQGIDEDGNITTLGRGGSDTSAVAIAAALKADECQIYTDVDGVYTTDPRVVENARRLKTITFEEMLELASLGSKVLQIRSVEFAGKYKVRLRVLSSFEEEGEGTLITFEEDENMEKAVVAGIAFDRNEARINVKGVPDKPGIAYQILGPISDANIEVDMIIQNVGDNGTTDFSFTVPRGEYQKALSILRDLQGHLGAADINGDDKIAKVSIVGVGMRSHCGIASTMFRTLAEEGINIQLISTSEIKVSVLIDEKYLELAVRVLHKAFGLDQA
- a CDS encoding site-specific integrase produces the protein MAFSLKRIPGKRDQAAFVRHISAKVDILAIRLKRRGIKLGSSEKMRESILRDLEHFESECIAEGKLFDFHEDLIPEVGNIAETLEWAANTIDLDLSDIGAVRDLELRKGLHRRSEANRAKAEVLRGNWGPFRQLKERLHSERAAEAAAKAVERLSALPEVVEPTVPEVPAYTVQEAVMAFLGEKEAGKLAPKTMSEYRTWYPELAQRIGPYRNLCDVTRDDLLAWRDKYLTGAASQATMNKQLGKVGAFFKWAYETQRGRLPVHYHNPAVRLHPQIGKSEKVADHEQRERWSDEELQVILKKAGEADYTTKWMIRIGVYTGARLNEVAQLHKDDIQITEDGIVALRIDDKHPDQRLKTRAARRVIPLGFPEAMLRAFMKEVEANGDPERVFPRLTFREAEESYSNSAGKLVNAKFLKSISKSKSYHGLRHSFMDRCKQREVYEAMIKEVVGHEIDDITSGRYGKRYGVKVLRDAIPRLVYGTSFLTPDRGEWAIRMVSFQEGPQRSLETCWTTSQDTLRHHPVRLPCPTGRARRRRTKCCEVPLTA
- a CDS encoding DUF2971 domain-containing protein, which codes for MPIINDLNLQDVSPVPTDLDLPSTVYKYREINDRLYESITLNQIYIPAPSTFNDPFDSSKILSRTAFGEILHRNINESGMLCLCKFADNLPMWAYYGDGLKGVSIGYDLKMLLHSLKPLKPNPNEYSPRYRYVFDVQYCSGKMEPIREYGLLNNDDREIQKMYATKSTAFQHENECRIMVPASPDINGDCTWVGYGMYTHAPEAIKEIIFGIGVLNEKKQAIMEMLKNRNISFKQAIPIKENFGLTIEPLTA